DNA from Desulfarculus baarsii DSM 2075:
CAAGATGCGACCATAAAAGGCTTTTGGCCGCTTGAGGGCGTCCAGGGGCGGCAGGCCCCATTGCAGTAGGTGAGCCAACGTCCCCACCAGCCAATCGGGGTGGGTCGGGCAGCCGGGCAGATTGATCAACGGCGTTTTGACCCCTTGCGCCTCGAGGAATTCGGCCACGCCGACCGCGCCGGTGGGGTTGTTTTGCGCCGCGGGGATGCCGCCAAAGGCCGCGCAAGAGCCGAGGGCCACCACGGCCTTGGCCTTGGCCGCGGCGGCTTTGACCAGATCGGTCACCGGGCGGTGGCCCATGACGCACGCCTCGGGCATGCCGGCGGGTAGCGAACCCTCGACCACCAGCAGGTAGCCGCCGGCGTCGATGGCCTTGTCCACCGTGTCCATGGCGGTCTGACCGGTGGCCGCCGAGAGGGTGGAGTGGAACAATAAAGAGATGTAGCGCGTGATGACCCGAGCTGGCGAAGGCGCTTCGGAGTTTAAAAACGACACGGAGCAGCCGGAGCAACTCTGGCCCTGCAGCCATAGCACCGGGGCCTGGCCAGCCTCCATCCGCGCCAGGGCCTGGGCCAGGCTTGGCGCCAAGCTTGGCTCAAGTCCCATGACCGCGGCCAGGGTCGCGCCGAATTTCAAAAATTGACGCCTGGTTATGCTGGCCATCACGGTCTCCGCTCAGTGAACCGCGCAGGCCAGGCACGGATCGAACGAACGCACGATCCTGGCGGCCTCCAACGGGTTTTGCGGGTCGGCCACCGGCAGGCCTTCGAGGGACGACTCGACCGGGCCGGGCACGCCGGCGTCGTCGCGGGGCGAGCAGTTCCAGGTGGTGGGCACGACACACTGATAATTGGCGATGCGGTAGTCGGCGATCTCGATCCAGTGGCCCAGCGCGCCGCGCGGCGCTTCGATCAGGCCCGCGCCCGCGCCGCTGGCGGGCACGTCGAAGTCGGCATAGGTCGGCTCGCCTGGTTTGAGTTGGTTGATCCAGCGCGCGCAGGCCTCGGCCACCAGCTTGCATTCGATGGCGCGGGCGGCATGGCGGCCCATGGCCGAGTTGAGCTCGGCCGGTTGGCGGCCAAGAGCGCCGAGGAGCTGATCGACCATCTCCCGCACCTGGGCCTGGCCGGCCTGGTAAGCCACCAGAATGCGCGCCAACGGGCCAACCTCCTGCGGGCGATTGTCGTAGCGCGGTGCTTTCAGCCATGAATAGGCCCCGCTTTTGCGTGGCGCGGGTATTGTTTGGCCCTTGGTCGGATGCAGGCCGGACGGAGAAGAGAACAGCGAATGGGTGGTCTGCTCGGTGATCTTGGTCAGATCCAACGACGCGGCCTGGCCATGGCTGACGCGTCCGGCTGGCAGCAGAAAGCCGTCCTCTTGGGGAAAGACGCCATAGGCCATGAAGTCACCGGGGCCGGCGCCATGCTGAAAATACTCGGGAAACGCCGTGGCGACGGCCAGGATGTCGGGCAGGTAGGCCGTGTCGATGAAAACGCGCAACTGATCGATGATGGCGGCGTAAGCGGCGATTTTTTTGGCGCTGACCTGCTCGGTGACGCCGCCGGGCGCCAACGCCGTGGCGTGAGGAACCTTGCCGGCCCAGATGGCCACGGCCTGATGGGCCAAGGCGCGCATGTCAAGGGCCTGCAAATAGTGCTTCAGCGCTCCCACGTTGAGGCCGGCGTCTTGAATGTAATGGCCGGCGTAGCGCGGCAGAAACGGCGCGCCGGGGCTGATGGCCCCAGCCTTTCGCTGGCCGCTCACCCAATCACGCAGATCGTTCAAGGCCGGGTCCGCCCCGTGATAACCCAGAATGGCTGTCACGTCGACAAAGTCTAGCGCGGAAAGTTGATAAAAATGAATAAGATGAGACTGAATATAATTGGCGCCCAAGATCAGGTTGCGCGCGATGACGCCATTGGGGGTCAGCGCTGGGTTATATATCTGCTCCTGGGCCAAAATAGAGGCCAAGCCGTGGGAGATGGGACAGACGCCACAGATGCGCTGGGTGATTTGCTGGGCGTCGAGTGGGTCGCGTCCTCTGAGTATGTTCTCGAAGCCACGGAACATTTCCCCCGCGCAATAAGCACTGGCCACCTTGCCGCCATCAAGCTCAAGACGAATGCCCAAGTGCCCTTCGATGCGGGTCAACGGCGAAAGCTCAACTAGGGTGCCCATGTCGCATCCGTATTGTGTGGTCTTAACCAGCTATTGGCGGCAGACGGTTGGCGCCTCAGCGGATTGCGTCCAGGTGATAATCGGCGCATCCAATGGGGGGTCGGAAGCGGGCCGGTGATCATAACCATGGCGTAAGGTTCTGAGAAGTCTGCGCGAAATTGGTTGTATGGTAAATGATTGATCGGCGTGGCGTCAAGTGCGCCGAGAATGAAAAGAGCAAACAGTCTATTTTTGTGCCATCGGCGAAGACAAGCGGGCAATGTTTTGCATATACAAATCAATTAATATGATTTTAGATGCTTAACATGCTGGAAATAAACTAAATGATCGTTGCAAAAGATCGTGACGCAATCTGTTGTCCATGCTGGCGCACATTGCGTCGATGCCACGTTGGTTCAGCCGAGAGCCTCCTTCACGGCGGTCACGCCATTTCTGGCGTTGCCCAACAGCCTGTAAACGCGCAAGGGAGGGGCGTCATTTCCGGGCAATGGGCCAAGGTTAGCGAATTTGGCGATGAGCAGATTCATCAAAAGATCGCTGGCTGTCGTTATGACCAGCTTGAGTTTTCCTTTTTGCTCGATCGCCAGCATTCGCACAATATCGATCACGGCGACGCGATTGAGGTCGTCAAGGTGCGCGAAAGGTTCATCAAGGAAATATGTGCCGCCAGCTTCCCGTGCACGCGCAAGGAAGATTGACAGTGCAAGGTCTTGGCGCTGACCACGGCTGAAATATTTGGAGGGAGAGAGCGGGACGCCATTTTCAATATAGGCCACGATATCGGTAATATTGATTTGGTTGTCATGGCTGGAGAAATCAACTTTGTTAAAGATGCTGTTTGTATTCATTCTGGAGAATAACGCAAACATGACATCTTTCAAGTCAGAAAGAGCGGCGCGTCTTTGTTGGGAAAATTGTTGGCGATTAAATTTAATGATATTATTGCACGATGAGATTTTCTTGTTTAGCAATGTTATGCACTCATTTATTTTATCAGCAGAACTTTGAAGACTTTCACGCTTGGCGCCATTGGTTAAAATAAATATGCATGCGTCGATGTTTGCTAATTCATTCCGAGCGCTTGATGCAACATCGTTGTCTGCTTGAATAGAGTGCTTGAGAGATAGTAATTCCTCGTCAGAAAATGGTATGTGTTTGCCAATAGACTCCCACGCAAGTTTGAAAGCTATCTCGTTATGATGAAGTTTATTAATTATTTCCATGGCTGATGTATGTCTGTCTGACGCTTGCTCAAAGGCCAGTTCAAGAGTAGCCAGCTCTTCCTCGGTGCGGTGCAAATCCTGGCGAGCAGCGGCATCTTTTGCTTTCAGTTCTTCGGCCGCCACCTCAAAAAACCTGGATAATGCATCGCGCAAGCCAAGAAGAGAAAGTTTCTCTGGTGCTGAAATATTCAGCGCGCTGTGGATGGACTCCATGTCATGCCACAGCTGAGCGAGATGGCCGGCGACATTCAGGCCTCTGATGATGTCTTTCAACGACCGGTGGATATCGTCGAAATCAAAATCATCGACAAGGCGTTTGCATGAAGAAATATAGTCATTCCACTTTTGTTCACGTTCGTTAATTTCTTGGCGGATTATGGACAAGCGCTCTTTGTTGGAATTGTAAGTATTGATGTCCTCCGTTAGCGCGCAAATTTCCTGCTCGATTCGTTCTAATGACTGGCGAAGTTGAGCTTCCTTTGAAGAAGAATAGTCGATGCCGAGGTCTGTGCTGCTGGAAACTGCATTGAACAAATCGTGCGCGGTTTTCCAGTCGTGCCCACAGGTTGGGCACACACTTTGAGTTTTTATGGCGGGCAGGGCATTGCGCGCGTAAACTTTCAGCTGCGTAAGATCGTCCGTTATCTTGGCTAATTGGCTGCGTAAAATCGCCCGTTTAGACTGTGCTTGATCCAGCCTGCCTTCAAGAATTGAAGCTTTGGCTGTTTCGGTTTTTACGAGATTTGATAGTTTGTGTGACTCAGAGCGAACACGGTCAAGCTGATAGTTGTTCTCCACGGCTTGTGGATAGACTTCAAGTAAATATGACGCGCTCTGCAGCAAACTTTTGCGCGCCATAAGGTCGATCTTATAATACTGGTTTGTTTTAAATATTTCCTCGACTGTTTTGGATGATATCTCTGGATAATATGTAACAATGGAAGTGATTGTTGAGGCGACATGTTCACAAATATCAGATACGGAAGAATGCTGTGCGGCGAGTGATGCAACTTCCATGTTAAGTGTATTGATCTGCTGCTTTTTTTGGGCAATTTGCGTGGAAACGTTGGCCAAATTATCCAGTTGAGCGTGCCTGTCCGCACCGGACGCTTCAGCTTTTTCTTTTAGCTGAGTTATATCATCAATAAGTTGTCTGATGTAATCAATTTCTTGTTTTCTCTTTTCGATATGCGCGACAAATCGATCAAGCTTGTTCGAAATTCTCTGCTTCATGTCGACGATTTCATGGAGATCGTTAACAGCGCCAAGCGGTTCGATCTGGATATTTAATAGCAATATGCAGGCATTGATTGACTTTTTCGTATCGCTGAAAATATGCTCATATCGAGCGGGGTCTGGTGGCAAGTCTCCAGTATCGTCTATGAGTTGCTTAATTTTTTCTGCCCGCCTTTTTTCTAGCTTGAGATTTGCATTAAGAAGTCTTATGAAGTTTTTAACTATATCGTTTATATCATTAAGATGACTCATGCCAAGTAAATCATAAAAAATTTGTTCACGCAGACCTGATGATTCGCTATCCACCATCGTTGAAAGCGAATCTTGATAAAAAAAGTGTTTGCCCCATAAATGGTTTTGATGCAGCTCCAGCAGGCGAGCGTAATCATGATTTTCGGCACTTAATACGGAATTTTTTATAAACGTATTTAGGTATTCCAACGATGATTTAACTATATCGCTATCGCGCTGATCTGATTTATCAGTTTTCCATTTGCCATCATTGCAAGTTACATATTCGCCAGAAATTTCGCCACAGATCAGAAAGCTATCTTTTTTTGTCAAGCACGCACATTCACTCCAACAATTATTCATATCTGCATTAATACGTTTCGAGCGAATTCGGCGCGTAAACAATAATTCAGCAGCTTGCAATAGCGTGGTTTTACCTGTTCCATTGGGCGCATATATCAAAGTGATCGGTGAGGAAAAGTCGAGCTCAATGCTGCCTGCAAGGCCACGAAAATTAACAACTTTTATGCTAGAGAATTGTACTGACATCGTCTGAATCCCCGATATATGATTCAATCAAAATGATGATTTCATCCTCGCTTGCGTTGGCCAGTTGACGCATGAGGATCTCATCATCTTTGCATAATGATATTAGCGTGCTATCAGCATTTGCGGCTGCACTTTTGGCAAAAGGCAAAGACAGTATGGGTATGCGCCTGATCCGCTCTTCCCAGGCGGAAGGATCATCAGGATCGCCAACCGGCCAAATTATTTGTTTGCGACACAGGTATAAGTCGCTTTCAAGGCTCTGAATTGTGCCGTGTAGATCGTCGCTGCCCACGACTCTATTTTCTTCATCAAGCGCAGGCGATCTATACGTGTTCATGTCATGCGCAATCGCCAAGATAAGGTAGCCATCAACTATCTTATGCTTACGGCGCTTTTCGCCAAGTTTTTGCGATAATATGGCCAGGCCTTCACCATGAGAACTTTTCAGCTTTGACGCGATAGGTTCGTCGATTACGACTAGTGCTACCACGGCATAGTCTGATTCCCAAAGTGTGCAATTGGCCGCATCTGCCGCGCTATCAGCTAGTGTTAGTCCGACGGGATTAGCGTAGGAATCAATACAATCAACACATGCGTTATGCATAAGACACGCTTCCTGAGCTTAACATGCCAATTATACCTGATAGCCTCATGCAATTTATTTTGCTTGTCGTTGCGTCTTGATAGCAGTTTTCAATAGTCGTCAGCGGCAATAAATATATTGAAAATGGTCGCGGGGGTGATCCGATGCTTTCGCTAGGCGCGTGTGTTATGGATGACGCGCCTGGCGTGATCTGGTCCTCATCGATGTGTCCCATGCCGGGAGCAATGCACATGATCAGTGGCTTTTTGTATTGCGTTAGCGAATTTTCCATGGCATTTTTCATATCATATGCATGTTTTGATTTGTCAGACCAAATATTAATATCAATATTGCCAATATTTGTTCTGAGTTGCGCTGTCTCTTCCGCAACTAGGTGCGCGATATTGCAATACATAAGTACGGAAATGCAACGCAGGGCCTTTATCAGATCATCTCGGTGCTCATGCAGCTTATCGCATAAAGAGGTCGAATAGCTTCCTGGCGCCATTCCACTTTTTATCAAGGCGATAAGATTATCTGCTTGCACGCCCTTAATGGTCGTTTTGATCTGTAATTTCAACCAACAGAGCGCTGAAAATATCTCCTTGGTTGCATGATGCCCGTATCCGCAAGAGCAGTTTCTGCAAATAAATCTCGCAAGCTCATAGGGTTGATGCTCAAATTCGCTATACTCTCTAAGCTGATAGCTCAGGCCATGATCGTGGTTTGTTGTTATCTGATTGTGTAGCGTGGCGGGCCAATTATGTCTTTCAGCATCAGGTACAGTTTTGAACTTCAACTTGCCTGATATCAACAGGGGTTCCGTTGATCGCACCAACCTGGCAACAAAGTTTCCGTTCTTATGAAGCCTTGTCCCTTTTTTGATCTCATGTTTTACGATATGCGCAGCATCGGCATGAATATATATTCCACTTAAATTACGTAGTTTGTCGTTTGACTCATCCTTGTCATGCTTCCCCATCGCATGATTGGCCAGTGCGATTGCAAAATGGTTATGAGCTGTAATGTCAAGATTAGTAAATATTCTATTTAACGCATCTTGCCATGCTGAAGCATGTGGGTCTTTTTGATATAATTGCCCGGCAACAAGTATGTATTTTCGTGTTGCTTCAGGAAGCAGATTGGTCTTGTTGCATACTGTAACCATTTCACTGGTGGGGGTTTTGCCATCACCATTATAAATGAAGTCGGAGCAAATAATTGGCCAAATATCGAGGCCATTTGTCTGTATGCAAACCTGCGAAACGCCGCCATCTAAATAATCAATCTGTCCCAACTCTGCACATTGCTCTGGGAAATGCTTAACATAAATTACGCTTTTAGTCGTGAGCTTTTCCGTGCCATCAGCAGGATATCTTAGCCAGCACCATCCATAATTATATCGCCGTTTGGCCCCGGGAAACCCCTCCTCGTCCTCGCGCCAGCTTTTTATGATTTCCGTTCCGTGATGCCGTGTCCTGTCTGTAAAAATCTCATTTAATTTATTGCCATGCGTAAATCCGAACCCCGCTATAAGCACTATCTTCCCTTTGTATTTATTGATTAAATCATTTATCGTATACCAATCTTTAACGCCAAATGTCAGTTCTGGAAACATGATTATAATTGGTTTATTGCCTGGAAAATGATCGCCTATTTCTTGTTCCAAAAACTCCTTGACCAAGTTTACATATTCAGGGCGGCTGTCGTCATATAGCCGCTCTCTTTTTGGTGGTGGCGTTTGCACCAGGCATAAATTCAGATGGTTGCTGTCCACGAAATCGCCGGGCACTTTTACATTGTGCACATACAAGCCATTGCCTTTTTTTGCCCCGCGTGCCCTCGGCATTTGTCACCCTTGTTTTGTTGCGGCAAACCAATGCGCCAAAAACAAAAACCGCCCCCACGGCGGATGCCGTGAAAGGGCGGTCTTGACCCGCGCCTAATTTGCCACTCGCCCTTGGCTTCTGTCAAGCGATTATCATTTGCCGATATTTATTTTTTGCCCCAACTGTGCCAAAATAAAAGCCCAGGGAGCGCGCCGATGTACCGCCCACCAAACAACCATGCGGAGATAACCGTCAGTCAGGCCAAGGCCATCGACGCGCCATTGGCCCGGCTGTTGGCCCCTCTGGCCGGTGACACGCCGTTGAGCGCTCGGGCGCTACGCGCTCACGCCAGGCCAGGTCAGCCTATCGACCGCTTGGCCGTCTGCGCCATCATCTTCGAATATCTGCGATTTTCCGGGCGTTGATGCGCGTTCTCTTCGTCCAGACCCTGGCCATGGGCGATCTGCTGCTGACCACGCCCGCGCTGTCGGCCCTGGCCCAGGCCCGGCCTCAAGCCGTCATCGACGTGCTGGCCAATGATTCCTTTGCCCGCGTTTTGGCAGGCAATCCGGCGGTCAACCGCTTTATTGCCTTGCCTTTCACCCGGCTCTACGCCCTGGCCAACCAGCCCGACGAAGCCCGAGCGGTCATGGAAACCCTGGCTCTGCTGGCCCGCTTCACCGAAGACCTGGCCGGCGGCTATGACCTGGTCTACAACCCCTGCTTCAACGAGTTGGCCTGCGCCCTGACCGTGCGGACCAAGGGCGGCCAGGCCTTGGGCGGCGATTTTACCGCTGATGGGGCCATGATCATGCGCGGTGATTGGCCCAATTATTGCCACAATATTTTCAGCGGCCCGGCCTATAACGGCCTGCATCTGAGCGATCTGCACGGCCTGGCCCTGGGTTTGCCGTCGGCGACGCGGCGGCCAGTGTTCCAGGCGCGGCCCGAGGACCAGCGTCAGGCCCGGGCCTTGCTGACCCAACTGGGCTGGCGGCCCGAGCGGCCCCTGATCGCCTTGCAGGTGGGGGCGGGCAAGGCCGATCGCCGTTGGCCGCCGGAAAAGTGGGTGGAGCTGGGGCGTTTGTTGGGACATAAAGGCCTGAGCGTGGTTTTGCCCGGCGCGCCCCACGAGGCCGCGCTCACCGCCCGGGTGGCGGCGGGGCTGGGCCCGACGGCCCTGGATCTGGCCGGCCGCACCGATCTGGGACAGTTGGCCGCCGTGCTGGGTCACTGCCGGGCCTTGATCGCCAACGACACCGGCACTGTCCACCTGGCCGCCGCCTTGGCCCTGCCCATCGTCAGCCTCAGCCTGGGCAAGGCCCAGTTTCGCGCCACCGGGCCATATGGCCCCGGCAACGTGGTCGTGGAGGCCGATCTGCCCTGCGCGCCCTGCCTCGATGCGGCCGCCTGCCAGGCCAAGCACTGCTGGGCGGCCATCGCGCCGGCCGACGCCTTGGCCGCCTTGGAGCACGTTTTGGGCCGAGCCTTTCAGCGGCCGGCCGGTTCGCGGGCCAGGTTTTATCGCGCCCAGCCCGACGCGGCCGGGCTCATGGACTGGCTACCTTTAAGCCCCGACCCAGCCCAGGCCAGGCACGCGGCCTATCGCCAGGCCTGGCTGAGCGTCTTGCGCCCTGGCCAGTGGCCCCGCGCGCCGCTGTCGCCATCCCGCCCGCCGGCCTCGGGCCCGCTGGCCGCCTTTGACGCCCTGGCCGCCGCCGCCTTGGCAGCCCTGGCGCGCATCGAGGCGGCCCTTGGCGGCCAGGCCCCGCCCGCCACGGCCCGCCCGGCCATGGACGCGCTCAATCAGGCCACGGCCGAGGCGCGCCGCCTGGGGGCGGCCGAAGCGTTGGTCCGGCCGCTGGCGATGTATCTTGTCCAGCGCCTGGCCAGCCTGGACGAGCCTCGGCCCGAGCGGCAAATCCGCCTGCAACGGGCCGTGTTCGCCCAGACGCGGGCCGTGGCCGGGCTGGTCTGGGCGGCGCTGACGGGCTAGACTTCCTGCCAGACAACGCCGCGCTGGCGGTTGGCCCGGGCCGCCCGCTCCAGGGCCGGGTGGCCGGCGGGTAGGACGCCCTGGGGCGCGGGGTTCCAGCGGCCCTGGGCCTTCAACTCGGCGACGCGCGCCTCGATGGGCCCCCGCCAGCGGCGTTCGATGACGTTAAAGAGCCACTTGGCCAGATCATTGAAGCGCGACCAGGTGTTGTCCTGCACGCGGTAGAGATAGAGCAGTTTGGCGATGTGGCCGATCTTGCCGCCGATGAAAAAACGGATCATCAGCTCGTAATCGTCGGCGATGACCAAGCGGGGGTTATAGCCGCCCAAGCGCCACAGCTCGCTGGCCCGAAAGGCCCGCACGTGATTGGGGCAGACGGCCATGTGCTGGATCACCGGCCCGGCCCCGAAAACATCGCCGTAAACATCGTAGGCCAGAGCCTCGCGATAGCGCCGGCCTTGCAACTCGGTCCAGCGGTAGCGACCGCGATCTTCCCACTCGGGGTAGACGTGGGGCGAGCCATCGGGCAAAAACTCGGCGAAGTTGGAGTGAACCATGCCCAGCTCCGGGTCGGCGGCAAAGGCGGCCACGACCTCTTGCAGGCAGTCGGCGCCGAGCATGTCGTCGTGGTCGAGCTCCACCAAAATCTCGCCGCCGCACAGGCCCGTGGCCTGGCGCTTGATCCAGCCGATGTTGGCCTGGCCCCGTCGCTGGGGAAAAAAGGCCTTGATCCGATGATCGGCCCGGGCCAATCGCTCGATCAGCCGGGGCGTGCCGTCGCTGGAGCCGTCGTCGACAAGCACCCACTCCCAGTTGCGATAGCCCTGGCCGCACAGCGAGGCGTAGGCCTCCATCAGGCGCTGGCCGGGGTTGAAGGTGGGGGTGTAGACCGAAACCAGGGGCTCGTCGCGGCCGGCGGTGGGGGGAAAGACGGCCCAACTCAGATATGTCTCGTGCACGGCGCGCAACAGCTCGTCCGGCCGGGGCGCTTGATCAAAGTGCAGCCAGCGCCGACGATCGGCCAGCGGCAGCATGACCAGCGGTTTGGGCCGTGGGCCGATGCTGACGAAAACATGGGCCGGCCGTTGGTTGAGGTTGGCCAGAAGCTCGCCCTCCGTGGCCGAAAAGCACGCCTCCACCGCCGGCAGCGCGCCCGACTCCAGGGGCAGGCTTCGCCCCAGATGGGCCGCATAGGCCGTTTGAGCCCGCTGGTCCAGCCCGCCGTGAATGACCACCCGCAACACCGCAGCCTCCTTTTGCCTGATCCGCGCCCAATGGCGTAATATAGCCCAAGGCCGCCGGCCCACGGCGGTCAAAGGCCAAAAGGGCGCTCATGAAGATTTTACAGGTCGCGCACAATTTTCCCCCGCTATCGTGGGCCGGCACGGAAAACTACACCCTGGGCCTGTCGCTGGCCCTGCGCCGCCGGGGCGTGGAGGTCGAGGTGATCCACCCCGTCTTCGGCCGGGGCCAGGGCCTGGAGCGCCTGGAAATGCTGGGCCTGCCAACCTGGCGGGTGGGTCTGGACGACGAACCCACGCTGGTCAGTCTGGTCGATCGCCGCTCGGCGGCCATTGTCTGCGATGTGGCCCAAGAGGGCGGCTTCGAGCTGATCCACGCCCAGCATCTGCTGGGCTTCAGCGCCGAGGTCGTTTACGAGGCCCAGCGCCGCGGCCTGCCCGTGGTGCTGACCCTGCACGACTTCTGGATCATCTGCCCGCTGATCTTTGGCCAGACGCCCAGCCAAAAGCCCTGCCCCGGCCGGGGCAGGCAAAATTGCCTGAACTGCCTGATGGAAGCCGTGTCACAAGCCGGCCCCAGGCCCGACCTGCTGCCCACCTTGGAGCGCTTTTGGCGGGAACGCGACGCCTATTTGGGCCAGATGCTCAAACTGCCCAGCAAGGTGCTGGCCGTCAGCCGTTTCGTGGCGCGGACCATGGCCGCCCGTGGCCTGGCCGGGCCCAACATGGCCGTCATGCCGGCCGGCGTCGTGCCCTTCACCCTGGGTCCAAACCCCGGCCCCGATCCGGCCGACGGCCTGGTCCTGGCCTTCATGGGCAACATCATGCCCCTCAAGGGGCCCCACCTGGCGGCGCGGGCCATCGACGGCCTGGCCGGCGCGCGGCTGGAAATCCACGGCAAGGCGGTCAACCAACCCTACGCCGCCGGCCTGCTGGCGCTCTGCGAAGACAAACCCGAGACCTTCAGCTATCACGGGCCCTACGACATCAGCCAGCGCGGCGGCGTCTTGGCCCGCTGCCACGCGCTGGTCGTGCCCTCACTGACGGAATCCTATTGCCTGACCGCCCGCGAGGCCCTTTTTGCCGGTCGGCCGGTCCTGGCCTCCGATGTGGGCGGCATCCCCGAGGCCGTGCGCCACGGCCAAAACGGCCTGCTCTTTCCGCCCGGCGATTGGCGAAGCCTGCGCCGGCTCGCGCAAAGGCTCATCGAGCGGCCCGAGGAACTTGCCGCCTTGACCCGGGGCGTGCGCCAGCCACACACCGTCACCGAGGACGCCGAAAAATACCTGAGCCTCTATCGTCGCATCCTGGCCAGTGGCTAGACGCCTGGGCGTTCGTCGGCCCGGCCGCCCTGATCCAGGCTAATGGTGCGGGTGCGGCTGGGGTCGAGCAAGTGGTGGATGGTGCAGCGCGTGAAATCGTCGTTGTAACTCAACCGCAGGCCCAGCTTGGCGTAATGACGGTTTTCATCGGGCTCGACCACGCCGGCCCAGCGCTCCATGAACAGCAGCATGTTGGGCACGTCGTGGGCCTTGCGGCCTGGTGAAATGCCCTCGTGATGCAACACCTTGCCGCGCGGCTCGTAGTGGATCGTCCAACCCATGCGCCCGACCTTCAAACACAGGTCGATGTCTTCGAATCCGTTGACAAAAGCCTCGTCAAACATGCCGGCGGCGAAAAAAGCCTCGGCCCGGATCAACAGGCACGCCCCGGTCACGGCCTGAAAGCGTTCGGGCGTGTTGACCACCGGGTGTTCGGCGTCCAGGCCCTGAAAAATGTGATAAGGCGCGCCGTTGGGCCGGAAAGCCACGCCGGCGTGCTGCACGCGGTTGCCGTGGGGGTAGATCAGCCGCGCCCCGACCACCGCCGCCCGTCGCTCGCGCGCCAAAACTTCCAGCAGCGGCGGCAACCAGCCGGCTTGTGGCTCGGTGTCGTTGTTCAAAAACAGCAGATTGCCCGAACGCGCGGCCTGGGCCCCCTGGTTGCAGGCCTTGGCGAAACCAAGGTTGTGCTGGTTGCTGATCACCGTCACGTCGCCGCCCAGCCCGGCCAAAAGGGCCGCCGTGCCGTCGGTGGAGGCGTTGTCGACGATGATCACCTCGTAACTGGGGCCGTCACTGTTCTGGGCCAGGGTTTGCAGACAACGCAAGGTGAACGCCGCCCGATTGAACACCGGGATGATGATGCTCACGTCATAGGCCGGTTGGACGGATTTTGTGGCAATGTCGCTTTGGGTCATGTTCGCGCCAAATTTTGGTTGGAGCCGCGCTTGATCGTTGGGTTGCCTCGCGGTTATATGATGCAAGAGCCGCGCCACGGGATTGTGTTGCGTTAATATGCTGTAATTATTTGATAAATATTTGGCATGCCGGTGCGGTTGGGTAATATTTGACGGGTGCGGGGAAATTTTGCCGTGGGCTGGCGTGTTCATGGCGGTGGAGCCGTGCAAAGTCGCGCCGGGTTGCGCGGGCTTTTTGGGCTGTG
Protein-coding regions in this window:
- a CDS encoding glycosyltransferase family 9 protein, with product MRVLFVQTLAMGDLLLTTPALSALAQARPQAVIDVLANDSFARVLAGNPAVNRFIALPFTRLYALANQPDEARAVMETLALLARFTEDLAGGYDLVYNPCFNELACALTVRTKGGQALGGDFTADGAMIMRGDWPNYCHNIFSGPAYNGLHLSDLHGLALGLPSATRRPVFQARPEDQRQARALLTQLGWRPERPLIALQVGAGKADRRWPPEKWVELGRLLGHKGLSVVLPGAPHEAALTARVAAGLGPTALDLAGRTDLGQLAAVLGHCRALIANDTGTVHLAAALALPIVSLSLGKAQFRATGPYGPGNVVVEADLPCAPCLDAAACQAKHCWAAIAPADALAALEHVLGRAFQRPAGSRARFYRAQPDAAGLMDWLPLSPDPAQARHAAYRQAWLSVLRPGQWPRAPLSPSRPPASGPLAAFDALAAAALAALARIEAALGGQAPPATARPAMDALNQATAEARRLGAAEALVRPLAMYLVQRLASLDEPRPERQIRLQRAVFAQTRAVAGLVWAALTG
- a CDS encoding hydrogenase small subunit produces the protein MASITRRQFLKFGATLAAVMGLEPSLAPSLAQALARMEAGQAPVLWLQGQSCSGCSVSFLNSEAPSPARVITRYISLLFHSTLSAATGQTAMDTVDKAIDAGGYLLVVEGSLPAGMPEACVMGHRPVTDLVKAAAAKAKAVVALGSCAAFGGIPAAQNNPTGAVGVAEFLEAQGVKTPLINLPGCPTHPDWLVGTLAHLLQWGLPPLDALKRPKAFYGRILHDQCPRFADYERENFAKTFGEPGCLFKLGCLGPITHADCTVRFWNGGVNTCIAAGAPCIGCASEGFARSAELPFYRKTELARGKGGRN
- a CDS encoding AAA family ATPase — encoded protein: MSVQFSSIKVVNFRGLAGSIELDFSSPITLIYAPNGTGKTTLLQAAELLFTRRIRSKRINADMNNCWSECACLTKKDSFLICGEISGEYVTCNDGKWKTDKSDQRDSDIVKSSLEYLNTFIKNSVLSAENHDYARLLELHQNHLWGKHFFYQDSLSTMVDSESSGLREQIFYDLLGMSHLNDINDIVKNFIRLLNANLKLEKRRAEKIKQLIDDTGDLPPDPARYEHIFSDTKKSINACILLLNIQIEPLGAVNDLHEIVDMKQRISNKLDRFVAHIEKRKQEIDYIRQLIDDITQLKEKAEASGADRHAQLDNLANVSTQIAQKKQQINTLNMEVASLAAQHSSVSDICEHVASTITSIVTYYPEISSKTVEEIFKTNQYYKIDLMARKSLLQSASYLLEVYPQAVENNYQLDRVRSESHKLSNLVKTETAKASILEGRLDQAQSKRAILRSQLAKITDDLTQLKVYARNALPAIKTQSVCPTCGHDWKTAHDLFNAVSSSTDLGIDYSSSKEAQLRQSLERIEQEICALTEDINTYNSNKERLSIIRQEINEREQKWNDYISSCKRLVDDFDFDDIHRSLKDIIRGLNVAGHLAQLWHDMESIHSALNISAPEKLSLLGLRDALSRFFEVAAEELKAKDAAARQDLHRTEEELATLELAFEQASDRHTSAMEIINKLHHNEIAFKLAWESIGKHIPFSDEELLSLKHSIQADNDVASSARNELANIDACIFILTNGAKRESLQSSADKINECITLLNKKISSCNNIIKFNRQQFSQQRRAALSDLKDVMFALFSRMNTNSIFNKVDFSSHDNQINITDIVAYIENGVPLSPSKYFSRGQRQDLALSIFLARAREAGGTYFLDEPFAHLDDLNRVAVIDIVRMLAIEQKGKLKLVITTASDLLMNLLIAKFANLGPLPGNDAPPLRVYRLLGNARNGVTAVKEALG
- a CDS encoding nickel-dependent hydrogenase large subunit: MGTLVELSPLTRIEGHLGIRLELDGGKVASAYCAGEMFRGFENILRGRDPLDAQQITQRICGVCPISHGLASILAQEQIYNPALTPNGVIARNLILGANYIQSHLIHFYQLSALDFVDVTAILGYHGADPALNDLRDWVSGQRKAGAISPGAPFLPRYAGHYIQDAGLNVGALKHYLQALDMRALAHQAVAIWAGKVPHATALAPGGVTEQVSAKKIAAYAAIIDQLRVFIDTAYLPDILAVATAFPEYFQHGAGPGDFMAYGVFPQEDGFLLPAGRVSHGQAASLDLTKITEQTTHSLFSSPSGLHPTKGQTIPAPRKSGAYSWLKAPRYDNRPQEVGPLARILVAYQAGQAQVREMVDQLLGALGRQPAELNSAMGRHAARAIECKLVAEACARWINQLKPGEPTYADFDVPASGAGAGLIEAPRGALGHWIEIADYRIANYQCVVPTTWNCSPRDDAGVPGPVESSLEGLPVADPQNPLEAARIVRSFDPCLACAVH